In the Arthrobacter sp. CDRTa11 genome, TTCTCCGTTCCGTCCATCACCACTGTCATCGGCCAGCAGCCGCACGGCCTTGACGGCTGGTTCGGATACATGGGGGCCAGCAGCCTGGCGAAGGATCCGCTGCTGGCTGACTGCCTGGGGAGCCCGGCCAAGATCAGGCAGGCCGTCAATCGGGCTTCCAAGGCGGCCGAGACCTACCGCGATGAAGCAGCCAGGCGTGGTGACCGTGTGCACAGCTACTGCGAGCAGGTTGCCCTCCGCGCCCTGGGCCGGCCCCACACCATGAAGGAAACCCGGGAAGCGCTGGCCGCCAACGGGGAGGAAGCCTTCGCCGTCCGCTTCGACGAATGGTGGGATCTGTTTGGTGTGGAGCCAATAGCCCCGGAAATCACGGTCTGGAACAAGTCCGTTGGCTACGCCGGAACCCTGGACCTGGTGGCCCGGATCAACGGCCGGATCTGCCTCATCGACTACAAAACAAAAGGCACCACCCGTGAGGGCACCGTCAAACCACTCGATGACAAGGTGGTCATGCAACTGGTCGCCGGCATGAAGGCGGAAGAAAGCCTGGTGGATGCCGTCGCCGGGGAATGGGAGGCTTGGAAATACGGGGAGAACCCCGTCCTCCTGGCTGTAGCAATAGGTGAGACGGAAGTCCGCCCTGTACGGGCCAACCCGGAAGTCCTCAAACACCACTGGTGGAAGTTCTGCGCCCTGAGGCGGGTCTGGGAACTGTCGGCGGACACCATCAGCGCAGGCTCTGCCCTGCTTCCGGTTGCTCCACCGCCGCTGGCGCAGGTCCGTATGGCCTAGCGGCCGGTCCGGGAAGTAAAGTCCCTGCCCTCAAGTCCCTGCACCTAAACTGGTTTGGTTCCCTTTACCGTCCACCGTGAGGAAAAACAGCACATGGCCATTCTGAATATCCGCATCATCGGTGATCCTGTGCTGCGCACAGTCGCCGATCCCGTGACGGAATTCGGGCCGGAGTTGGCCAAGCTCGTCGCGGACATGACCGAAACCATGGAGGACGTGGACGGCGCAGGGCTTGCTGCCCCACAAATAGGCGTCAGCCAGCGGGTCTTCACCTACCGCATCGACGGCGTCGAGGGCCACATCATCAACCCCGTGCTGGAAAACAGCGACGACTACCAGCCGGACCAGGTGGAAGGCTGCCTCTCCATCCCCGGGCTTGGATTCCCTGTCCGCCGTTTCCGCGCTACCCGTGTCACCGGCGTTGACCTCCACGGCAATCCCGTCACCGTGGAGGGCGAAGGCATGCTGGCACGCTGCTTCCAGCACGAGACGGACCACCTGGACGGCATTCTGTACACCGACAGGCTGGAGGGCGAGGACCGGAAGGCGGCCCTGCGCTCCATCCGCAACGCCAACTATGACGCCGTGACGGAACGCACGACGGCGGAGCGCGCCAAATCTGTTGGGTCCAGCTTTGGCGGGGCAAGCTTTGGTGCCGGGGCAAGTTTTGGTGCCGCTGCCGGGACGAATCCGGCCGGCCGCAGCAAATGAGGGTACTTTTTGCCGGGACCCCTGCCGTGGCGGTCCCGTCGCTGAACGCCCTCGTCGAGGCAGGTTTCGACGTCGTGGCGGTCCTGACTCGGCCGGACGCGCCGATTGGCCGTAAACGCGTGATGACGCCGTCGCCCGTTGCGGCGCGGGCCATGGAGCTGGGCATCGAGGTCATCCGTGCAGCCCGCGTGGATGAGTCCGTCACGGCGAAGATCGCCGGTGTGAACCCGGATGTGGCCGCCATCGTGGCCTATGGCGGGCTGATTCCCCGCGCGGCCCTTGATATTCCCCGGCACGGCTGGATCAACCTGCATTTTTCGCTTCTTCCCGCCTGGCGCGGGGCAGCGCCCGTGCAGCGGGCCGTGATGGCCGGCGATGACATCACCGGGGCCGTCACCTTCCTGCTGGAGGAAGGACTGGATACAGGTCCCGTCTTCGGGACACTCACGGAGAAGGTTGGCCCTGACGACACCGCTGGAGAGCTGCTCGAGCGGCTTTCCCATAGCGGTGCAGTCCTCCTGAGCCAGACGCTGTCAGCAGTGGAGGCAGGCAGGGCCGCTCCCCAGCCCCAGCAGGGCGATGTTTCGCTGGCTCCCAAGCTGACCCTCGACGACGGCCGGATCCACTGGAACCAGCCGGCGTTGGCCATCGGCAGAAGGGCCCGCGGGGTTACCCCGGAGCCCGGCGCCTGGACCACCCTGGACGCCCAGCGCGTCAAGCTCGAGCCCATGCGGCTCCGGCCGGAAATCCAGGACCTGGCCCCCGGCGCTGTAGCGGTTGACGGGAAGAGCGTCCTGGTGGGGACGGGTTCCCACGCCGTCGAGCTGACCCGGATCCAGCCCGCCGGCAAAAAGATGATGGCCGCCGCTGATTGGGCGCGCGGCATGGCTTCCCTTGAAAGTGTGGTGTTCGAATGAGCGGGTCCGGCGGAAATCCAGGCGGCCGCGGCCCAAGCGGCCGCAGCCAAAGCGGCAGCGGTGGACAAGGCAGTGGCGGACAAAAGGGCAGTGGCGGGCAACGCGGCGGGGGCGGCCCCCGGGACGGCAGCCAGCGCAACGCGCAGGGCCGGGAACGGAACCGCGGCCCGCAGCGCAACTTCACCGAGAATGCACCGGCACAGCGCACCCGAAGGGCAGATCCGGCACGGCTGGTGGCCTTCGAAGTCCTGCGGGCTGTAGCTGCCGAGGACGCCTACGCCAACCTGGTGCTGCCGGCCAGGATTCGGCACCACGGGCTGGACAAACGCGACGCCGGCTTCGCCACCGAACTCAGCTACGGGGCACTCCGTGGCCAGGGGACGTACGACGCCATCCTGGCGCGGTGCGTCGACAGGCCGCTGGATCAGCTGGATCCCGCCATCCTGGACGCCCTGCGGATCGGCACCCATCAGCTGCTGGCCATGCGCGTCCCGGCCCATGCGGCGCTGGACCAGACTGTTGGCCTGGCCCGCGCTGTTATTGGTGCCGGCCCGTCCGCCCTCATCAACGCGGTGCTGCGCAAGGTAACAGCGCACACGCTTGAGGACTGGCTGGAGCTGCTGGTCGCCGGGGAAACCGATGAAACCAAGGTATCCTCCATCCGCTATGCCCACCCGGAATGGATTGTGCGCGCCATGCGCCAATCGCTGGTGGCGCATGGGCGCCCGGCCACCGAAATCAATGACCTGCTCGACGCCGACAACGCTGCTCCCGTGGTCAACCTGGTTGCGTTGCCGGGGCTGGGGAGCCTGGATGAGGCGCTTGAGAACGGTGCCACGCCTGGCGAGCTTGTCGAAGGTTCGGCACTGTCCAGCGGCGGTGATCTTGGCCGGCTCGCATCAGTCCGGGCCGGGAGCACGCGCGTGCAGGACGTAGGCTCCCAGCTGGTGGCCCGGGCCATGGCGGCGGCAGACGTTCTGCCGCGTGCTGCGGCTGGTACGGACGGCGCGGCCACGGACGAGTCATGGCTGGACCTGTGTGCAGGGCCCGGCGGCAAAGCCGCGCTTCTGGCCGCCCTCGCCAAACAGCAGGGCGCCACACTCCTGGCCAACGAACCGGCCCCGCACCGGGCCAAGCTGGTCAGCCAGGCCCTCGCCGCCGTGCCGAAGGACGTCTGGCAGGTGCGCACCGGCGACGGCCGCGAACTGGGCGCCGAACAGCCGGAATCATTCGACCGCGTCCTGGTGGATGTGCCCTGCAGCGGGCTCGGCGCGCTCCGGCGCCGCCCGGAATCCCGCTGGCGCCGTACGCCCAAAGACCTTGCCGATCTGGGGCCGCTGCAGCGTGACCTCCTCAAGTCCGCCCTTGCCGCCGTCCGTCCGGGGGGAGTAGTGGCCTACGTGACCTGCTCGCCGCATCCCGCGGAAACCACAGCCGTGGTCACCGATGCCCTCCGGAAGCGGGATGACCTTGAGCTGCTGGATGCCGGCGCCGCGCTGGATAAAGTGAGCCTCACCGGCAACCTCGGTGCGGGCAACGGATCCACCGCGCAGCTGTGGCCGCACGTGCACAGCACCGACGCCATGTTCCTTGCCCTCATCCGGAAAAAGGCCTGACCTGTCATTACCGGGCAGTGCCAGATAGTTCCGGGTGCAGAAGACGTATCCCGCAGACCCAGTGAAAGGTTCACCATGACCCAATGCTGCATCAACCCGAGCATCCTCTCCGCAGACTTCGTCAACCTCGAAGCCGAACTGCAGCGCATCGGCAACGCCGACGCCGTGCACGTTGACGTGATGGACAACCATTTTGTTCCCAACCTCACCATTGGGCTGCCCGTGGTTCAGCGGATCCAGGCCGTCAGCCCGGTGCCGTTGGACGCCCATCTGATGATTTCCGACGCCGACCGCTGGGCCCCGGGATTTGCCGATGCCGGCCTTGCTTCGGTGACCTTCCATGCCGAGGCGTCCATCGCACCCGTCAAGCTTGCCCGCGAGCTGCGTGCGCGCGGATCCAAGGCCGGGATGGCACTGCGGCCGGGAACGCCGGTGGAACCGTATCTTGACATGCTTTCCGAGCTGGACATGCTGCTGATCATGACGGTGGAGCCCGGCTTCGGCGGCCAGTCCTTCCTGGACCTGACGCTGCCGAAGATCCGCCGCGCCCGGGCGGCAATCGACGGATCCGGGATCGGTGTGGCCATCCAGGTGGACGGCGGCATCACCGAGGAAACCATCGTCCGGGCAGCCGAAGCCGGGGCCAACGTCTTTGTCGCGGGTTCCGCGGTTTACGGCGCAGAGGACCCCGCAGCTGCCATCGAGCGGCTGCGCGCCGCGGGCAGCCAAACATTAAGTGCTGTGTCGGCGGAATAGTCTCGAGCCCTTGGGGGTGTGGCAGAATAGCAACACACAATACGTGCTCCGGGGTCGGTGTAAGTCCGAACCGGCGGTGATAGTCCGCGACCCGCGAGCCGGTGCTTTTCCACTCCAAGGAGAAGAGCCGGCGGACGGTTGAACCGGTGAAATTCCGGTACCGACAGTTAAAGTCTGGATGAGAGAAGCACGTACAGCTGTATCCGTGGTGTCCTGTGACGCCCCGTTTTTCCGCTGTCGTATACCCCCGGAGCCATCGCGGTTCTAGAGGGAAGGAACGACACACAGACATGAACCCCTTGCGATGGCTCTTTGATGCCAGGACCCCTGCACGTGCAGGGTCCGCCTTTGCCGATCCGGTGGCCAGTCCGTGACGGCGGCATCCGAGCAGCGGACCGAAGCCCGGCCCGCCACACAGCCCCTTACGCAATGGCCTGCCACCCAACAGCCGGCCACCCAACACACAGGCACCCGTCAGGCAGCGCCGCCCGACGACGTCGTGACCGCTTTCACTGCAGCGGAATCGGCTGCCATGGACGCCGCCCTTGAAGCAGCCCTGCGGGGGCCGCGCGGAGCAAATCCGCTGGTGGGTGCCGTCGTCGTGGATGCCTACGGCACACAACTTGTCACCGGATACCACCGCGGCGCAGGTACCGCCCACGCGGAAGCCGATGCGATTGCCCAGGCAGCGGCCGCCGGGATTGACCTCCGCGGTTCAACCATGGTGGTCACGCTGGAACCCTGCAACCACTCCGGGCGCACGGGCCCCTGCGCCCAGGCGATCATCGGTGCGGGCATCACGGACGTCATTTACGCCGTTGATGACCCGCATGACCCCGCTGCCGGGGGCGCGGCTACCCTGCGGGAAGCAGGTGTCAGTGTCCGCAGCGGACTGGCGGCCGGCGAGGCGCTGGAACTGAACCGCCAGTGGTTCCAGGCTGTCGCTGCGAAACGTCCCTTTGTGACGCTTCACATTGCCCAGACCCTGGACAGCCGGATCGCGGCCGAGGACGGCACTAGCCAGTGGATTTCGAGCCCTGAATCCCTGGCCGATAACCATGCCCTGAGGGCCCGGATCGATGCCATCCTGGTGGGAACCCAGACTGTCCTGGTGGACAACCCGCGGCTGACCGCCCGCGACGCGAGCGGCGCACCCGCTGGAAAGCAGCCCCTCCGGGCAGTCATGGGACTGCGGGACATTCCTGCCGATGCCGCCGTCCGCGGGGACGACGGCCATGTTCTCCATCTGCCCACGCGTGATCCACGGGAAGCGCTGTCGCTGCTCTACGCAGCGGGCGTCCGCCACCTGATGGTGGAGGGCGGATCGCGGATCCTCAGTGCGTTCCTCACCGCGGAACTCGTGGACGAACTCATCGTCTACGTGGCCCCCACCCTGCTCGGGTCAGGGACGCCTGCCCTGAACGGGCTGGGGATCAGTACCCTCGCGGATGCCCAGCAATGGGAATGGGATGCGTCCGACGGCGGCGCGGTGCGCACGCTCGGCCGCGACCTGAGGCTCCACCTGCATCCGCAACGAATTGAAGCTTTGGCACCACAACCATCCCGCGCCGGCGCGGAACAAGCCTTGGGAGGCTACTGATGTTTACCGGAATTATTGCCGAACAGGGCCACGTGCTGTCCGTTGACAGGGACGGCGATACCAGCGCCACTGTCAGGCTGCATGCACCAGGCACCACCGAAGGGCTTGGCCTGGGCGGGTCCATCGCGGTGAACGGCGTCTGCCTGACTGCTACCGAGATCAACGGCAAGGAATTCAGCGTGGACGTGATGGGCGAAACCTTGGTCCGCACCACCATTGGGGAACTGGCCTCCGGCGACTCGGTCAACCTTGAGCGCTGCGTGCCGGCCGGCGGAAGGCTGGACGGGCACGTCGTCCAGGGCCATGTGGACGGGGTTGGCCGGCTGCTGGAACGCGAAGCCCTGGGGAACTGGGAACGGCTCCGCTTCGGCGTGCCCGCCAACCTGGCACGCTACATTGCGGAGAAGGGCTCCATCGCGATCGACGGCGTCTCCCTCACCGTGACGGCCGTCAGCCCGGCCCCCGAACCTGAACCGTGGTTTGAAGTGGGGCTGATCCCCACCACTTTGGCCGAGACCGGACTGGGGGCGAAAACGGAAGGCAGCAGGGTCAACCTTGAAGTTGACGTCCTGGCCAAATACACCGAGCGGCTCCTTGCCTTCAGTGCAGGAGCTGCCAGCAGCGTCACCAGCGGCACCAGTGCCGCCAGCAGCGTCAGCGCATCCAGCAGCACCGTCACCAGCACCGCAGGCGGCGCACGATGAACGGGACGGCCCGGCTGGAGCCGGTCTCCGCGCCAGCATTAGCAGTAGCTCCAGCCCTGAGGCTCGATCCAGTCGAGGACGCAATCCGCGCCATCGCGGCCGGCAGACCAGTGCTGGTGGTGGACAACGAGGACCGCGAAAACGAAGGTGACATCATCTTCGCTGCCCAGCACGCCACACCCGCCCTGATGGGCTGGACGATCCGGTACAGCTCAGGGGTTATCTGCGTCCCGCTGTCAGGTGAACGCGCCGATGCCTTGGCGTTGCCGCCCATGGTGCTGGTCAACGAGGACGCCAAGGGTACGGCGTACACCGTTTCCTGCGATGCCGCAGTGGGCGTGAGCACCGGCATTTCCGCGACGGACCGCGCTTTGACGGCCAGGGTCCTGGCGGATCCCGCCGCCGGGCCTGCCTCCGTCACCAGGCCCGGGCATATTTTCCCCTTGCGGGCCGTTAACGGGGGAGTGCGTGAGCGTCCCGGCCACACCGAGGCCGCCGTTGACCTCTGCCGGCTCGCCGGACTGGAGCCGGTGGGCGTGATCGCGGAAGTTGTCTATGACGACGGAGAAATGATGCGCTTGGACGGACTGCGGAGCTTCGCTGCTGAACACGGCTGCCCCCTGATCTCGATCGAGGATCTGGTGGCTTACCTTGGAGCAGAGCCCGCGGCCACCGCGGAGAGAGGTACCCGGGCCACGAACCCGGGAGGAGAAGAGGAGATACGATGACGGCTTCCGGAGCTACTGACGACAGTCACCAGAATGGCCACCACAATAATGGCCACCACGGGAACGGCCAGCACAGTAACGGCCACCACAAGGGACAGACCGGCAATACCAAAGTCCTCCACCCCGTCAGCGGCGGTCCCATCGTTCAGCTTCCTACGGCGTTCGGTGACTTTGTTGCGCAAGCGTGGACCGACCTGGTTACCGGTGCCGAGCACCTGGCCGTCAGCTCACCCAACCCGCCTAAAGACGGTAAGGCCCCGCTGGTGCGGCTGCACTCGGAATGCCTCACCGGGGACATCTTCGGTTCCTACCGGTGTGACTGCGGTGAACAGCTGGCTTATGCCCTGGAGATGATCCAGGAGTTCGGCGGGACCCTGCTGTACCTGCGCGGGCAGGAGGGCCGGGGCATCGGATTGGCCAACAAAATCAAGGCCTACGCCCTCCAGGAAGCCGGTTTCGACACGGTGGAGGCCAACGAGCAGCTGGGGCTCCCGGTGGATGCCCGGTGCTACAACGCCGCGGCCCAGGTCCTGGCCGAGATGGGCCTCCACGAGGTCCGGCTGCTGAGCAACAACCCGGACAAGCAGAACAGGCTGGCCAAGGCCGGCGTGAAGGTGGTGGAGATGGTTCCCACGGAGGTGCCTTCCCGCGACCAGAACATCCGGTACCTGCAGACGAAAAAGGACCGGATGGAACACCGGCTCACGCTGGACACCCACATCGCCACAGTGCCTGCCATCGCGGCGGACACTTTCGACCACGAACAAGACTGAACGGATCACGATTTACGCATGAGCGGACACGGCGCACCAGATATTGACCTCACCACCCTCAACCCGGCCGAGACGGCCCAGCTCCGGCTGGCCATTGTGGCGGCCAGTTGGCACACCCAGATTATGGACGGGCTCCTGGATGGTGCCCTCCGCGCCGCCAAGGACGCCGGCATCAGCGAACCCACCGTGGTGAGGGTTCCGGGCAGCTTCGAACTTCCGGTCGCTGCCGCGCGGCTGGCACCGCACTTCGACGCGGTGGTTGCCCTCGGCGTCGTCATCCGGGGCGGAACCCCGCACTTTGAGTACGTCTGCCAGGCGGCGACGTCGGGACTGACCGATGTCAGCGTCTCCACCGGAGTGCCGGTGGGCTTCGGCGTCCTGACCTGCGACACCGAGCAGCAGGGCCTGGACCGCGCCGGGCTGCCGGGATCCAAGGAAGACAAGGGGCATGAGGCCGTCACCGCGGCGCTGGCCACCGCCGTCGTACTCAAGCAGTACCGCTAGCAAAGCACGGGTGCGGGGTGTCTTCCGTCACACCGCACCCGTCATGCTACGGCCCGACAGGCGCCCCCGGGCCCGCAGCAAGTAGGCTGTAGGGCGTGAAGAATTTCGAGACGCTGTTCGCTGAACTGAGTGAGAAGGCAGCCACCCGTCCGGCAGGCTCCCGCACCGTCGCTGAATTGGAGTCCGGAGTCCACGGCATCGGCAAGAAAGTCGTGGAGGAAGCAGCCGAAGTATGGATGGCCGCAGAGTATGAATCCGACGAGGCCGCGGCCGAGGAGATCTCCCAGTTGCTCTACCACCTGCAGGTCCTGATGCTCGCCAAAGGGCTGACCCTGGAAGACGTCTACAAGCATCTGTAGCCACTGCGGCACCCCGCGCGGACAAACAACTCTGCCGGTGCCCACGTGTGGCCCGTTTGCCTGATCAAAAGACCTCCCAACCAAGAAAGATCCCCATGCTGCGAGTAGCCGTACCCAACAAGGGCTCCCTGTCCGAAGCCGCCTCCGAAATGCTGTCCGAAGCCGGTTACCGCCAGCGCCGCGACACCCGCGAGCTGGTCATGGTGGACCCTGACAACGACATCGAATTCTTCTTCCTCCGCCCGCGCGACATCGCCGTCTACGTCGGCCAGGGAACGCTCGACGTCGGCATCACCGGCCGCGACCTGCTGCTGGACGCCGAGGTGGAAGCGGAGGAACTGCTCCCGCTCGGTTTTGCCGCCTCAACCTTCCGCTTCGCCGGCCCCGTGGGCGACTTCGCCAAGGTAGAGGAGCTCGAAGGCAAACGCCTGGCCACCAGCTATGACGGCCTCCTGCGCGGCTACCTCGCCGGGCTGGGAATCAACGCCAGGGTTGTCCGCCTCGACGGCGCCGTGGAATCATCCGTACGCCTCGGCGTGGCTGACGCCATCGCCGACGTCGTGGAGACCGGAAGCACCCTCAAGGCGGCCGGAATGGAAATCTTCGGCGAGCCCATCCTGAAGTCCGAAGCCGTCCTGATCCGCCGCACCGGAGAGGGTGGAGCCGCCAACGGCACCGCCAAGGAGATCGAGGTCCTGATCCGCCGGCTCCAGGGTGTCCTGGTGGCGCGCCAGTATGTCCTGATGGACTACGACATCCGCAAGGAACTGGTGGAACGCGCCGCGGCCCTGACCCCGGGCCTCGAGTCACCCACCGTGTCGCCGCTGCGGGACTCCGACTGGGTGGCTGTCCGCTCGATGGTGCCCAAGAGGGAAACCAACCGGATCATGGACGAGCTCTACGACCTCGGCGCACGCGCCATCCTGGTCAGCAGCATCCACGCCTGCCGCATCTGAGCCTCACGCCCAGACAATGCCGGCCAGCAGTATCCACCACTGAATTCCAGGAGTACCCATGGCTGTAGCCGTACGCGTCATTCCGTGCCTCGATGTCGACGCAGGCCGCGTCGTCAAGGGCGTCAACTTCGAGGGCCTGCGGGACGCCGGAGACCCTGTCGAACTGGCGCACCGGTACGACAACGCAGGGGCGGATGAGCTGACGTTCCTGGACGTCACAGCATCCTCGGGCAACAGGGAAACCACCTTCGACGTGGTCCGCCGCACCGCCGAGGAAGTCTTCATTCCACTGTGCGTCGGCGGCGGAGTGCGGGGCGTTGCCGAGGTGGACAAGCTGCTGCGCTTCGGCGCGGACAAGGCCTCCATCAACACCGCCGCCGTGGCACGCCCGGAGGTCATCGACGAGATCACGCGCCACTTTGGCTCGCAGGTGCTTGTCCTCTCCCTGGACGCACGCCGCACCCGCCCCGGGTCTGTCCCCACGCCGTCGGGCTTTGAGGTCACCACCCACGGCGGGCGTACCGGGACCGGCATCGACGCCATTGCCTGGGCGAAGGAAGCGGCCGAGCGCGGCGTGGGCGAGATCCTGTTGAACTCCATTGACGCCGACGGCACCAAGGATGGATTCGACCTCGAGCTCATCCGGCTGGTGCGTGCGGCGGTGAAGGTTCCCATCATCGCCTCAGGCGGAGCAGGGGAGCCCGCACACTTCCCGCCCGCGGTAGCTGCCGGCGCGGACGCCGTCCTGGCCGCGTCGATCTTCCACTGGGGACCCGACGACATGATGTCCCAGGTCAAGCAGGCCATCCGGGATGCAGGCTTCGAGGTCCGCTAGCATCTTCCAACCCAACTGGGTAGCGCTATGTGTCGTTTTGAGCGCTCATAACGACACTTAGCGCTACCCAGTTGGGAGGGTTAGAGGCCCACTTCTGCTGACTGGAGAAGCGCGACGGCGTCGGGCTGGCCTTCGAAGGTGACCAGGGCATGGCGGGTCCGGCCGTGGGCGTGCATCAGCAGCTCGCCCGGCTCACCAACAATGGCCACGGATACCGGGGCGCGCTTGGCCACGTGGCGCGGACCTGAGGGCCGGACCAGCACAATGCCAAGATCCACCCCGCGGTAAAGGATGGCGGCGCGCTTGATGAGTTCATCCCAGAGCGCTTCCGAATAGGCTTCGTCGAGGGCGCGGGGTGCCCAGCGGTCCACAGCCCGGCGGACGTCCTCGGTGTGGACGAAATACTCGATCAGGTTGGAACTCTCGTCCAGGGC is a window encoding:
- the hisF gene encoding imidazole glycerol phosphate synthase subunit HisF; protein product: MAVAVRVIPCLDVDAGRVVKGVNFEGLRDAGDPVELAHRYDNAGADELTFLDVTASSGNRETTFDVVRRTAEEVFIPLCVGGGVRGVAEVDKLLRFGADKASINTAAVARPEVIDEITRHFGSQVLVLSLDARRTRPGSVPTPSGFEVTTHGGRTGTGIDAIAWAKEAAERGVGEILLNSIDADGTKDGFDLELIRLVRAAVKVPIIASGGAGEPAHFPPAVAAGADAVLAASIFHWGPDDMMSQVKQAIRDAGFEVR
- a CDS encoding TIGR03085 family metal-binding protein; translation: MHFVDPSREVLAETLLAAGPDAPTLCKGWRTRDLAAHLYLRERKAAVGLGLIIKSLSKASDKATAKLAAKLKTADDYAGLVNTFRAGPPALSPMNIKALDESSNLIEYFVHTEDVRRAVDRWAPRALDEAYSEALWDELIKRAAILYRGVDLGIVLVRPSGPRHVAKRAPVSVAIVGEPGELLMHAHGRTRHALVTFEGQPDAVALLQSAEVGL